Proteins encoded within one genomic window of Jiangella mangrovi:
- a CDS encoding MgtC/SapB family protein, translated as MMDLSELALRLVVAAVSGAALGLEREFGGGHSAGFRTHTLVALGSCLFTIAGAYGFADANPGPNTDPARVAAQVVSGIGFLGAGAILRDGASVRGMTTAATLWISAALGLAAAAGSYAVTAIAAALVVGLLCTLRVVRRLAARLRRPGDVVAIEYRRGHGTLGPLIRALDDLDLRLRSIQIVDDDTDLSTPDGLRRVEIRLRAPHQQAIGELLAQLRGRPEVRSVTCNQD; from the coding sequence ATGATGGACCTGAGCGAACTGGCCTTGCGTCTCGTCGTCGCCGCTGTCTCCGGGGCCGCCCTCGGCCTCGAGCGAGAGTTCGGTGGCGGGCACAGCGCCGGCTTCCGCACCCACACCCTGGTCGCGCTCGGATCGTGCCTGTTCACCATCGCCGGCGCCTACGGCTTCGCCGACGCCAACCCCGGCCCGAACACCGACCCCGCCCGCGTCGCCGCACAGGTCGTGTCGGGCATCGGCTTCCTCGGCGCCGGCGCCATCCTCCGCGACGGCGCCTCCGTCCGCGGCATGACGACGGCGGCCACCCTCTGGATCTCCGCGGCCCTCGGCCTGGCGGCTGCGGCCGGCTCCTACGCCGTCACCGCGATTGCGGCGGCTCTGGTGGTGGGATTGTTGTGCACCCTGCGGGTGGTCCGACGGCTTGCGGCCCGCCTTCGCCGCCCCGGCGACGTGGTGGCGATCGAGTACCGGCGCGGCCACGGCACCTTGGGGCCGCTCATCCGCGCCCTCGACGACCTCGACCTGCGGCTGCGCTCCATCCAGATCGTCGACGACGACACCGACCTGTCCACGCCTGACGGTCTGCGCCGGGTGGAGATCCGCCTCCGCGCGCCGCACCAGCAGGCCATCGGCGAATTGCTGGCTCAGCTCCGCGGCCGCCCCGAGGTCCGCTCCGTCACCTGCAACCAGGACTGA
- a CDS encoding gamma-glutamyltransferase — protein sequence MTATRSSEAAGGDGTDPRRASTAGDGSQHRGVAAGRLGAVASAHPAASLAGLDMLRAGGNAVDAAVAVAAALAVVEPNSSGLGGVGYLLVASPGATEPEVLDFVGRAPAAATPDAFIEPGSKDHGIRSALVPGAVGGWLAALERHGRLDRSVVLAPAIRLAEDGFPVSDYLSGVIAGLSASLAPYSSTTEVFLPGGRPPRPGELLRQPDLARALRIVADGGADAFYRGPIAEALAEFSAAHGGLLSYVDLAAFEPNWERPVSVSFRGHRVYCPRPPGSGLQYLQSLAMLESAGLSGLQRGSAEYVHLLAETFKLARADRIAHTVAPGEAWQGLLTPAYARYRAAAIDPARAATTDGVRFVGAGDPTAVRAGSFADAMRESTTHFAAVDAEGYLVSCTQTIGGGPVKGFGSGVVYGSTGIVMNNFAHWFDLDPASPNVIAPGKRVEMCLAPPQVWRDGRPFAALGTPGSWGILETTPQLLLNLIEHGDNVQAAVERPRFRLFDGTRLVIEDRLPSQVYADLSRLGHAVERIGPWNPAVGGAHGVVVDPSTGTLLGGADPRRDGIALAY from the coding sequence GTGACCGCGACCAGGAGTTCCGAGGCGGCCGGGGGTGACGGCACGGACCCGAGGCGGGCCTCGACCGCCGGCGACGGCAGCCAGCACCGCGGCGTCGCGGCCGGCCGGCTCGGCGCCGTGGCGTCCGCCCACCCGGCCGCCTCGCTGGCCGGGCTCGACATGCTCCGGGCCGGAGGCAACGCCGTCGACGCCGCCGTCGCCGTGGCCGCCGCGCTCGCCGTGGTGGAGCCGAACAGCTCAGGGCTCGGGGGAGTCGGCTACCTGCTCGTCGCGTCACCCGGCGCGACCGAACCCGAGGTGCTGGACTTCGTGGGCCGCGCCCCGGCGGCCGCGACCCCTGACGCCTTCATCGAGCCCGGCTCGAAGGACCACGGGATACGGTCCGCACTCGTGCCGGGCGCGGTCGGCGGCTGGCTGGCCGCGCTGGAGCGGCACGGACGGCTGGACCGTTCCGTCGTCCTGGCGCCGGCGATCAGGCTGGCCGAGGACGGCTTCCCGGTGTCGGACTACCTCAGCGGCGTCATCGCCGGGCTGTCGGCGAGCCTCGCGCCGTACTCGTCGACGACCGAGGTGTTCCTGCCCGGCGGCCGGCCGCCCCGGCCCGGAGAGCTGCTGCGCCAGCCCGACCTGGCCCGGGCCCTGCGGATCGTCGCCGACGGCGGCGCCGACGCCTTCTACCGAGGGCCGATCGCAGAGGCACTGGCTGAGTTCTCGGCCGCGCACGGAGGACTGCTCTCGTACGTCGACCTCGCGGCCTTCGAGCCGAACTGGGAGCGGCCGGTCTCGGTGTCGTTCCGCGGCCACCGGGTCTACTGCCCCCGTCCGCCCGGCAGCGGGCTGCAGTACCTGCAGTCGCTGGCGATGCTGGAGTCGGCCGGCCTCTCGGGCCTGCAGCGGGGATCAGCGGAGTACGTGCACCTGCTCGCCGAGACGTTCAAGCTGGCGCGCGCGGACCGGATCGCTCACACCGTCGCGCCGGGGGAGGCCTGGCAGGGCCTGCTCACACCGGCCTACGCCCGGTACCGTGCGGCCGCCATCGACCCGGCCCGAGCGGCGACGACCGACGGCGTCCGGTTCGTGGGCGCGGGAGACCCGACGGCGGTGCGGGCCGGGAGCTTCGCGGACGCGATGCGCGAGTCCACGACCCACTTCGCCGCCGTCGACGCCGAGGGGTATCTGGTGTCCTGCACCCAGACCATCGGCGGCGGCCCGGTCAAGGGCTTCGGGTCAGGCGTGGTCTACGGGTCCACCGGCATCGTCATGAACAACTTCGCCCACTGGTTCGACCTCGACCCGGCCAGCCCGAACGTTATCGCCCCGGGGAAGCGGGTCGAGATGTGCCTCGCTCCGCCCCAGGTGTGGCGGGATGGCCGGCCGTTCGCCGCCCTCGGCACCCCCGGCTCCTGGGGCATCCTCGAGACCACCCCGCAGCTGCTGCTCAACCTCATCGAGCACGGCGACAACGTCCAGGCGGCCGTCGAGCGGCCGCGGTTCCGGCTCTTCGACGGGACCCGGCTGGTCATCGAGGACCGGCTCCCGTCGCAGGTCTATGCCGACCTGAGTCGGCTCGGTCACGCGGTCGAGCGGATCGGGCCGTGGAACCCGGCCGTCGGCGGCGCCCACGGTGTCGTCGTCGATCCGTCGACGGGGACGCTGTTGGGCGGCGCCGACCCGCGGCGTGACGGCATCGCCCTCGCCTACTAG
- a CDS encoding FAD-dependent oxidoreductase, translating to MQTAVTNSRAATTVVRRGAGRAEQTVEADLCVIGAGISGVSAALEAARLGRRVALVDGLSRLGGQAVNSVIGTFAGLLSNGPSPYQFTYGIASDILRDLGASGDLRLRPRFNTVMYDEAALARWIDERVHAAGITVLLGSVLRGVERDGRRVRAVDLASRYGDVRVLADGFVDASGDAVIACNADLPCRQPAEGQVYGSQKVVLEGIDEARYPATDELLARLAEKGDQYGVARKDGLANLFRGRGRAVLNMTHTETPLETVQAAQKAFEGKVAARRAVQFLQSEFPEAFGAARVRSFGLLGIRQTRWIVGRTQLTTDDLLSARRFPDAIARTGWGIELHDQLETSIWEPLPEGHVHYIPFGSLTPPDVDNLVAAGRCIDGDVAALSSVRVMGPCIATGSAAAHALDLADAGSVHDIDLTALQQRLNDNLHRTDPYIEP from the coding sequence GTGCAGACAGCAGTCACGAACAGCAGGGCCGCGACGACCGTCGTGCGCCGAGGCGCCGGCCGCGCGGAGCAGACCGTCGAGGCGGACCTCTGCGTGATCGGCGCTGGCATCTCCGGCGTGTCGGCCGCGCTCGAGGCCGCCCGGCTCGGGCGCCGGGTGGCGCTCGTCGACGGGCTCTCGCGGCTCGGCGGCCAGGCGGTGAACTCCGTCATCGGGACGTTCGCCGGGCTGCTGTCCAACGGGCCGTCGCCGTACCAGTTCACCTACGGCATCGCCTCCGACATCCTCCGCGACCTGGGTGCCTCCGGCGACCTGCGGCTGCGGCCGAGGTTCAACACCGTCATGTACGACGAGGCCGCCCTGGCCCGCTGGATCGACGAGCGCGTGCACGCCGCCGGCATCACCGTGCTGCTGGGCTCCGTACTGCGCGGTGTCGAGCGCGACGGCCGCCGCGTCCGCGCGGTCGACCTCGCGTCGCGGTACGGCGACGTCCGCGTGCTGGCCGACGGGTTCGTCGACGCCAGCGGTGACGCGGTCATCGCCTGCAACGCCGACCTCCCCTGCCGCCAGCCCGCCGAGGGCCAGGTCTACGGATCGCAGAAGGTCGTGCTGGAAGGGATCGACGAGGCGCGCTATCCGGCCACCGACGAGCTGCTCGCCCGACTGGCCGAGAAGGGCGACCAGTATGGCGTGGCCCGCAAGGACGGCCTGGCCAACCTCTTCCGCGGCCGCGGCCGGGCCGTGCTCAACATGACGCACACCGAGACGCCGCTCGAGACCGTCCAGGCCGCTCAGAAGGCGTTCGAGGGCAAGGTCGCGGCCCGGCGTGCCGTCCAGTTCCTGCAGTCGGAGTTCCCCGAGGCGTTCGGGGCGGCCCGGGTGCGCTCGTTCGGGTTGCTCGGCATCCGGCAGACCCGCTGGATCGTCGGGCGGACCCAACTGACCACCGACGACCTGCTGTCGGCGCGCCGCTTCCCCGACGCGATCGCCCGCACTGGGTGGGGCATCGAGTTGCACGACCAGCTCGAGACGTCGATTTGGGAACCCCTGCCCGAAGGACACGTGCACTACATCCCCTTCGGCAGCCTCACCCCACCCGACGTCGACAACCTCGTCGCCGCGGGTCGGTGCATCGACGGCGACGTCGCCGCCCTCTCGAGCGTGCGGGTGATGGGGCCGTGCATCGCCACCGGATC
- a CDS encoding PIN domain-containing protein, whose product MRFVLDTNVVSALRVRGRNRSVEAWAASIPVADQFVTATTIAEIERGVVAKERSDPAQGAILRRWFDEHVLPTFAGRVLPFDLAAARILAAYRVPEHAPFDDALIAAIAQASEMTVATRNTKHFEPLGVQCLNPWDAPTSDPTSTTAR is encoded by the coding sequence ATGAGGTTCGTCTTGGACACGAACGTGGTGTCCGCGCTGCGAGTCCGAGGACGCAATCGGTCGGTGGAGGCATGGGCGGCGTCGATCCCCGTGGCCGACCAGTTCGTGACAGCCACGACCATCGCTGAGATCGAGCGCGGAGTCGTCGCCAAGGAGCGGTCCGATCCAGCTCAAGGAGCGATCCTGCGCCGGTGGTTCGACGAGCATGTCCTGCCCACATTCGCAGGCCGCGTGCTGCCCTTCGACCTGGCGGCCGCGCGGATCCTTGCCGCCTACCGGGTTCCCGAGCACGCGCCGTTCGACGACGCCCTCATCGCCGCCATCGCACAGGCTTCCGAGATGACCGTCGCGACACGCAACACCAAGCACTTCGAACCCCTCGGCGTCCAATGCCTCAACCCATGGGACGCGCCCACATCGGACCCGACCTCGACGACAGCGCGCTAG
- a CDS encoding pyridoxal-phosphate dependent enzyme, translating to MPIALGDVQQAARRLAGVAHRTPILTSTAINHLVGAEVYLKCENVQRAGSFKIRGAYNAIAGLDEAPRRRGVVTYSSGNHAQAVALAARLVGTSAVVVMPSDAPTIKRAATEAYGAKVVEYDRYTGDRAAVADEIAAAEGRTLIPPYEHRDVMAGQGTVALELLEDTGPLDALLAPIGGGGLMAGSAVAAAAMCPGIRLIAVEPETGDDTRRSLAAGTRVRIPVPRTIADGIATDTPGELTFPVVQRLVYDIVLVTDDEIRDAMRLAFERLKIVVEPAGAATLAALLAGRVRPLPHRVGVIVSGGNVDAATFARLFGGA from the coding sequence GTGCCCATCGCCCTGGGCGACGTCCAGCAGGCCGCCCGGCGGCTGGCCGGCGTCGCGCACCGGACGCCGATCCTGACATCCACCGCGATCAACCACCTCGTCGGCGCCGAGGTGTACCTGAAGTGCGAGAACGTCCAGCGCGCCGGCTCGTTCAAGATCCGCGGCGCCTACAACGCGATCGCCGGCCTCGACGAGGCCCCGCGGCGCCGCGGCGTCGTCACCTACTCGTCGGGCAACCACGCCCAGGCGGTCGCGCTCGCGGCCCGACTGGTCGGCACCTCGGCAGTGGTCGTCATGCCCAGCGACGCGCCCACGATCAAGCGTGCGGCCACCGAGGCGTACGGCGCGAAGGTGGTCGAGTACGACCGCTACACCGGCGACCGCGCCGCCGTCGCCGACGAGATCGCGGCCGCCGAGGGCCGCACCCTGATCCCGCCGTACGAACACCGCGACGTCATGGCCGGCCAGGGCACCGTCGCGCTCGAGCTCCTCGAGGACACCGGACCGCTCGACGCCCTGCTGGCTCCCATCGGCGGCGGCGGACTGATGGCCGGCTCCGCCGTCGCCGCGGCGGCCATGTGTCCCGGCATCCGGCTGATCGCCGTCGAGCCGGAGACCGGCGACGACACCCGGCGATCACTGGCGGCGGGCACGCGCGTCCGGATCCCGGTGCCGCGGACCATCGCCGATGGCATCGCGACCGACACCCCCGGCGAGCTGACCTTCCCTGTCGTTCAGCGGCTGGTCTACGACATCGTGCTCGTCACCGACGACGAGATCCGCGACGCCATGCGGCTCGCCTTCGAACGACTCAAGATCGTGGTCGAGCCGGCCGGCGCCGCCACCCTGGCCGCGCTCCTCGCCGGCCGGGTCCGGCCCTTGCCGCACCGGGTGGGTGTGATCGTCTCCGGCGGCAACGTCGACGCCGCGACCTTCGCCCGGCTGTTCGGCGGTGCATGA
- a CDS encoding Fic family protein has translation MTLSAKPTCTTGSGRGPVVIDAWRPTSGLHLSRSLRSRTDVDDLRWRWLHTTDLTPRVLGITFHAIVVHIHPFFDGNGRTTRLLADLALRPPRRVMTFLSKTGTSTGGSARNRSPTRHRTGGGRSSGQAGQSHLWTMRMATDSDRGGSRFAPSVLTQRHPNSCLDHHHKVSPGCR, from the coding sequence GTGACCCTGTCCGCAAAGCCGACGTGTACGACCGGATCTGGACGTGGGCCGGTCGTCATCGACGCCTGGAGACCAACGTCGGGGTTGCACCTGAGCAGATCGCTCCGGTCGCGTACCGATGTCGACGACCTGCGTTGGCGATGGCTACACACGACGGACCTGACTCCTCGCGTACTGGGCATCACCTTCCACGCGATCGTGGTGCACATTCATCCGTTCTTCGACGGCAACGGCCGCACGACCAGGCTGCTGGCCGACCTGGCGTTGCGGCCACCCAGGAGGGTGATGACCTTCTTGAGCAAGACTGGGACGTCGACCGGCGGCAGCGCACGCAATCGCAGCCCCACTCGTCACCGCACGGGGGGCGGCCGCAGTAGCGGACAGGCTGGCCAATCACATCTATGGACTATGCGAATGGCAACCGATTCCGACCGAGGTGGATCCCGCTTTGCGCCCTCCGTCCTGACCCAGCGGCATCCGAACTCCTGCCTCGACCACCATCACAAGGTCAGTCCTGGTTGCAGGTGA
- a CDS encoding MBL fold metallo-hydrolase, producing the protein MRPAAETRFGRVFDIEEYDDATTVHVGDLELSFAETQHSELCFAARVTDGRASLVYSGDAGLTGGLVEHCKDADLVLLEATYTRDLPAHEAPRHLSARDAGELAQRAGADRLVLCHLGSDDADNVERLRIAAARFGGVTDIATENATFVL; encoded by the coding sequence TTGCGTCCCGCGGCGGAGACGAGGTTCGGCCGCGTCTTCGACATCGAGGAGTACGACGACGCCACGACCGTCCACGTCGGCGACCTGGAGCTGTCCTTCGCCGAGACCCAGCATTCCGAGCTCTGCTTCGCCGCGCGCGTGACCGACGGCCGCGCGAGCCTCGTATACAGCGGCGACGCCGGACTCACCGGCGGGCTGGTCGAGCACTGCAAGGACGCCGACCTCGTCCTGCTGGAGGCGACCTACACGCGCGACCTGCCGGCGCACGAGGCGCCACGGCACCTGTCCGCGCGCGACGCCGGTGAGCTCGCCCAGCGCGCCGGCGCCGACCGGCTGGTCCTGTGCCACCTGGGGTCCGACGACGCCGACAACGTCGAACGCCTCCGCATCGCCGCCGCCCGGTTCGGCGGCGTGACCGACATCGCGACCGAGAACGCGACCTTCGTGCTGTGA